One stretch of Euphorbia lathyris chromosome 7, ddEupLath1.1, whole genome shotgun sequence DNA includes these proteins:
- the LOC136234834 gene encoding lysine histidine transporter-like 8, translating into MEEVTSSSSRIPPPPAICAPPFQLSIAKSPLISTLKEVGNFTRFDPQEQEAWLPITQSRTGNAYYSAFHTLSSGLGAQSLLLPLAFLILGWTWGLLCLSMIFMWQLYTLWLLIQLHESDSGMRYSRYLKLSMAAFGEKLGKVAALFPTMYLSGGTCVTLIMIGGGTMKVFFQIVCEENCKMKALSTIEWYVIFTCSSIILAQLPNLNSIAGVSLVGAITAVGYCSLIWILSILQARPLDVSYDPPMEYPKDNHRDSFFSVLNAFGIIAFAFRGHNLVLEIQGTMPSSAKQPSRIPMWKGVKFAYLIIGMCLFPLAIAGYWAYGNLIPEKGSGMLNALYKYHEHDTSKVLLGITSILVIINCLTSFQIYAMPVFDNLELRYTSKMNKPCPQWLRSGIRVFFGCFAFFISVALPFLPSLAGLIGGIALPVTLAYPCFMWIIMKKPSKYGAMWCLNLVLGVLGMVMSVLIVIAAIWTIVTMGIEIHFFKPK; encoded by the exons ATGGAAGAAGTGACTTCTTCTAGTAgtagaattcctcctcctcctgcAATTTGTGCTCCTCCATTTCAACTTTCTATTGCAAAATCACCCCTAATTTCAACTTTGAAAGAAGTGGGTAATTTTACAAGATTTGACCCTcaagaacaagaagcatggctTCCTATTACTCAATCAAGAACTGGCAATGCTTATTATTCTGCATTTCATACTCTCAGCTCTGGTCTTGGAGCTCAATCCCTTCTTCTTCCCCTAGCTTTCCTCATTCTTGGCTG GACTTGGGGACTGTTGTGTCTATCTATGATATTCATGTGGCAGCTTTACACTCTATGGTTGTTGATTCAGTTGCATGAATCAGACTCTGGGATGCGATACAGCAGATATCTCAAACTCTCTATGGCAGCTTTTG GTGAAAAGCTAGGAAAAGTAGCAGCTCTATTTCCAACAATGTACTTATCAGGAGGAACATGTGTAACTCTCATTATGATAGGAGGTGGAACAATGAAAGTATTTTTCCAAATAGTGTGCGAAGAAAATTGTAAAATGAAGGCATTATCAACAATAGAGTGGTATGTGATATTCACATGCTCATCTATAATTCTAGCTCAACTTCCAAACTTGAATTCAATAGCTGGAGTTTCACTTGTTGGTGCAATCACAGCCGTTGGATATTGTTCTCTCATATGGATTTTGTCTATTCTTCAAGCTAGGCCATTGGATGTTTCCTATGATCCTCCGATGGAATACCCTAAAGATAATCATAGGGATTCATTTTTTAGTGTCCTCAATGCATTTGGAATTATAGCGTTTGCTTTTAGAGGCCATAATCTTGTGCTAGAAATTCAG GGAACCATGCCATCATCAGCAAAGCAACCTTCTCGGATACCCATGTGGAAAGGAGTAAAGTTTGCATATTTGATAATAGGAATGTGCTTATTCCCACTAGCAATTGCTGGATATTGGGCTTATGGAAACTTG ATACCAGAAAAGGGATCAGGGATGTTAAATGCACTATACAAATACCATGAACATGACACATCAAAAGTCTTACTTGGAATCACAAGCATACTTGTTATTATTAACTGCCTCACTTCATTTCAAATATATGCAATGCCAGTTTTTGACAATTTGGAGCTGAGATACACAAGCAAAATGAATAAGCCATGCCCGCAATGGCTACGATCAGGGATTCGGGTGTTTTTCGGATGTTTCGCGTTTTTTATATCGGTAGCATTGCCGTTTTTGCCGAGCTTGGCGGGGTTGATTGGAGGGATTGCATTACCAGTCACTTTAGCATATCCATGTTTCATGTGGATAATAATGAAGAAACCAAGTAAATATGGTGCAATGTGGTGTTTGAATTTGGTGTTGGGAGTATTGGGTATGGTGATGAGTGTTCTTATTGTAATTGCAGCTATATGGACTATTGTAACTATGGGcatagaaattcattttttcaaGCCCAAGTAG
- the LOC136201460 gene encoding uncharacterized protein — MITRSNLADQLREYQIRSKHDWASVSFFSSTTNLTSSRVDVVVFVIWELVILAFLVFSAVSLYFRHIQLAFILVCITMLLLLCMKITKQVRLARKKKRRMLLPLSM; from the exons ATGATAACGCGATCGAATCTGGCAGATCAGTTGAGGGAGTATCAAATTCGATCTAAACATGATTGGGCCTCCGTCTCCTTCTTTTCTTCCACAACTAATCTAACTTCTTCAAG GGTGGATGTGGTGGTATTTGTTATATGGGAACTTGTAATTCTAGCTTTCCTGGTATTTTCAGCCGTTTCGTTATATTTTAGGCATATCCAGCTGGCTTTTATTTTAGTATGCATCACAATGCTATTGCTTTTATGCATGAAAATTACAAAGCAAGTGAGATTGGCCAGAAAAAAGAAGCGGAGGATGCTTCTCCCTTTATCTATGTAA